Proteins encoded together in one Carya illinoinensis cultivar Pawnee chromosome 3, C.illinoinensisPawnee_v1, whole genome shotgun sequence window:
- the LOC122304859 gene encoding uncharacterized protein LOC122304859 codes for MLFGEKISSEDSSSSLVTQTLRNNPMCTCGSPASLRTSNTPRNPGQSFFGCSKYNSQGLPHCNYFKWADSDSGHERKKGLLKIEMNSLRKEEELQKTKAEFQQIAKELRRREEEVRSWMENV; via the exons atgttgtTTGGAGAAAAGATATCGAGTgaagattcttcttcttcacttgtTACTCAAACTTTGAGAAACAATCCAATGTGCACATGTGGGTCACCCGCTTCGCTTAGAACATCGAATACGCCAAGAAATCCAGGTCAATCATTCTTTGGGTGTTCAAAGTACAATTctcag GGGTTACCACACTGCAACTATTTCAAATGGGCAGATAGCGATAGCGgccatgaaagaaaaaaagggctTCTTAAAATAGAAATGAACTCCTTAAGGAAGGAGGAAGAACTTCAGAAAACTAAGGCAGAGTTTCAACAAATAGCCAAAGAGTTgcgaagaagagaggaagaggttcGAAGTTGGATGGAAAATGTTTGA
- the LOC122304860 gene encoding uncharacterized protein LOC122304860: MAEELSNLCAGLRLTEEEKQEVHVLVEEVLLSIEKSKRCLVALVVADNEVNKGAFQATMSKAWKVEGQVLFKELGSNKVLIGFQNVYEKERVLEGRPWSFDRSLVCLFNCEGCLAPKDFEFNIEPFWLQLHDLPFVSMNKTMGEKVGAAAGQVVSIDVDAGDMAWRSYLRVRVSLDITKPLIHGKVLSMGGKRYWIPFKYERLPIFCFQCGAIKHEALSCSRSHLGGKPREEAAMQYGSWLRASSQ; this comes from the coding sequence ATGGCAGAGGAACTGTCCAACCTCTGTGCAGGGCTACGACTTACAGAGGAAGAGAAGCAAGAAGTCCACGTTCTAGTGGAGGAAGTTCTGTTATCCATTGAAAAAAGCAAGAGATGCTTGGTAGCCCTTGTAGTAGCTGATAATGAGGTTAATAAAGGAGCTTTTCAGGCCACAATGAGTAAAGCATGGAAAGTGGAAGGACAGGTCCTTTTCAAGGAACTCGGCTCCAACAAAGTTCTGATAGGGTTTCAGAATGTCTATGAGAAGGAACGAGTCCTGGAGggaaggccttggtcttttgACAGGTCCCTTGTGTGTTTGTTCAACTGCGAAGGTTGCTTGGCACCGAAGGATTTTGAATTTAATATCGAACCTTTCTGGCTACAACTGCATGATCTACCCTTTGTTAGCATGAATAAAACTATGGGAGAGAAGGTGGGAGCGGCAGCTGGACAGGTTGTTTCAATAGACGTAGATGCAGGCGACATGGCATGGAGAAGCTATCTAAGGGTCAGAGTGTCGCTGGACATAACAAAGCCCCTTATCCATGGCAAAGTCTTGAGTATGGGAGGAAAACGTTATTGGATACCTTTCAAGTATGAAAGGCtaccaatcttttgttttcaGTGTGGGGCAATCAAGCATGAAGCACTGTCTTGCTCAAGATCTCACTTGGGTGGAAAACCACGAGAGGAAGCTGCAATGCAGTATGGATCCTGGCTTAGAGCCAGCTCCCAGTAG